The following proteins are encoded in a genomic region of uncultured Umboniibacter sp.:
- a CDS encoding HEPN domain-containing protein, with amino-acid sequence MDFPTYELLKEYQRDHRDSFNQDIGLRIHRALSWLHRSLHEQDDLDAQFVFLWIAFNSAYAYNSTSEYRVTETEQFSGFISRLVGHDSHQLLHRVLWTHYPNAIRVLLGNKFVFRPFWEAQMGEPMETGWLEQFERANQAANTALGRQDAATVLQIVMTRLYTLRNQILHGGATWNSAVNRDQLRDACALLSELVPCVISIMMSHAGEVWGPAHYPVIEG; translated from the coding sequence ATGGATTTTCCAACCTACGAACTACTCAAAGAATATCAGCGTGATCACCGCGATAGCTTCAATCAGGATATTGGCCTGCGTATTCATCGCGCCCTAAGTTGGCTGCATCGCTCCCTGCACGAGCAGGATGATCTGGACGCCCAGTTTGTATTCCTCTGGATTGCCTTTAATTCCGCCTACGCCTACAACAGCACCTCGGAGTATCGGGTCACCGAGACCGAACAATTCTCCGGCTTCATCAGTCGTCTAGTGGGCCACGACAGCCATCAGTTGCTCCACCGCGTGCTCTGGACACACTACCCCAATGCCATTCGGGTGCTGTTGGGCAATAAGTTTGTGTTTCGCCCCTTTTGGGAGGCACAGATGGGTGAGCCCATGGAAACCGGCTGGTTGGAACAATTCGAGCGAGCAAACCAAGCCGCGAATACGGCGCTAGGTCGGCAGGACGCAGCCACCGTATTGCAGATTGTGATGACGAGGCTCTATACCCTGCGCAATCAGATCCTCCACGGTGGTGCCACCTGGAACAGCGCCGTGAACCGAGATCAACTTCGCGACGCCTGCGCACTCCTTAGTGAGCTGGTGCCCTGTGTCATCTCCATTATGATGTCCCACGCCGGTGAGGTATGGGGCCCCGCCCACTATCCGGTTATTGAGGGTTAA
- a CDS encoding prenyltransferase, with translation MTIATVVQTFRPPFLVLTPICVFLGVSTASASGATLNTLQVALILLGCLCAHMSVNALNEYHDFKSGLDLQTQRTPFSGGSGALPSNPEAASIVLASGVACLAITLVIGVYFALTAAMQTLAVTAVAAVLVLTYTTILNRLPWFCLVAPGLGFGVLMVVGTHWVLAGEANALVWWLSLIPVLLLNNLLLINQYPDITADRASGRATFPIRYGVEVSNRVFAIFSLSAASLVVALVSLQLIPPLAVISLVPIGLTLITYRGVLKLGAEIDSQPQLMAANVIAANVTPLCLAVSIAWG, from the coding sequence ATGACGATTGCCACCGTAGTACAAACCTTTCGGCCACCATTTTTAGTGTTAACGCCCATCTGTGTATTTTTAGGTGTTAGCACCGCCTCCGCTAGCGGCGCTACCCTCAACACCCTGCAAGTGGCGCTAATACTACTGGGCTGCCTCTGCGCTCATATGAGTGTGAACGCCCTAAATGAATACCATGACTTTAAGAGTGGCTTGGACTTACAAACACAGCGCACTCCGTTTAGTGGTGGCAGTGGCGCATTACCTAGCAACCCCGAAGCGGCATCAATCGTATTGGCGTCCGGCGTAGCCTGCCTGGCTATAACCTTAGTCATCGGCGTTTATTTTGCGCTAACGGCTGCCATGCAAACCCTCGCCGTTACGGCCGTAGCTGCCGTGTTAGTACTTACTTATACCACCATTTTAAACCGGCTACCGTGGTTCTGCTTAGTTGCCCCAGGCTTGGGTTTTGGGGTGTTGATGGTGGTGGGAACTCACTGGGTGTTAGCGGGTGAAGCAAACGCTTTGGTGTGGTGGCTGAGCTTGATTCCCGTCCTGCTGTTAAACAACCTGCTACTCATAAACCAATACCCTGACATTACTGCGGACCGAGCCTCGGGACGAGCCACCTTCCCTATTCGCTATGGAGTTGAAGTCAGTAATCGGGTGTTCGCGATCTTCAGCCTGAGCGCAGCGAGTTTAGTGGTGGCGCTGGTAAGTCTGCAGCTTATCCCACCCCTGGCAGTGATTAGCCTTGTACCCATTGGCTTAACGCTTATTACCTATCGCGGGGTTCTGAAATTGGGTGCGGAGATTGACTCTCAGCCACAACTGATGGCAGCCAATGTCATAGCGGCTAATGTGACGCCGCTATGCTTGGCGGTAAGTATTGCCTGGGGTTAA